The Anaerosporomusa subterranea nucleotide sequence CGATTTCCGGCGGGTTGACATTTGCAGTTATTGCATTTTGGTTATTCATTACCCATCAACGTAAAACAGATTATCCGATGCTTGACCTCTCATTATTCAAACGCTGGCCGTTTTCTACCGGCATTCTGTCTGGAATGCTTTCATTTATGGCAGGATTTTCGAATGTCTTTTTGTTACCATTCTTTTTAGATTCCGTACTTTCGCTCAGTCCCTCATTAATCGGCCTACTGCTGACTCCGTTTCCTTTGGTCATGGCGTTAAGCGCTCCGGTCAGCGGGCGATTGTCTGAGAGAGCCAATCCGGCAGTTCTAACCACGGTCGGCTTACTGGTGCTTACCGCTGGTCTTTGGTTACAAGCCGGACTAACAGAACAGTCGTCTATTTGGCAAGTTGCCATTGGACAGGCTCTTCTTGGTCTAGGTAATGGGATTTTTCAATCGCCGAATAACAACAGTGTGATGAGTTCAGTCCCTCGCAATAAGGTCGGCGTGGCGGGCGGGATCAATGCGCTTGTGCGTAATTTAGGCATGGTGTTGGGAATTGCCATCGCTGTGACTATTTTTGAGTCTGTACGGCAAGGAATGCTGCATCAAGGTGACCAGGCATCGATCATTGCCGGTTATCGGGCGGCCCTATTAACCGGATCATTGTTTTCATTATCTGGCGCGGCTTTGTCTGTTAGCCGCAACCGTGGCCAGACTAGACATAGTGAATAAATTGAGGTGTTGAAAATGGATGATTTATCACGGTTTTTTGTCTGCGATGACGCAAGGGAAGAACTCTGCATTGAAGTCAAGCCTGACCCCTGCGGAGTAGTGATTTTTGGCGCGTCCGGCGATTTAACTCATCGAAAATTGGTTCCCGCCTTATTTGAACAATTTCAGCGCCGTTTATTGCCAGAAACCTTCTTTATCCTTGGCTGCGCCCGCAGCGAGCTTGACGATCAGGTGTTTCGAGACAGCTTCCGCCAGTATCTATTGAGCCGAGAGGTAACCGCCGGAGCGGCGGAAGAGTTCCTCAAGCATGTATATTATCTTTCTGGCAGTTATGAAGATAACGCGTTATACAAGCGACTATCTGAGCGGTTGACTGAGCTGTCTGAACAGGAGTGGACAGCAGGTAACTGTCTCTACTATCTGGCTACTCCGCCCAGTTTATATACAACAATTGTGTCAGGTCTGGGGCTGGCCGGTCTTACCAGCCAAGAGTCGGGGCGCTGGGCGCGAGTGGTTGTGGAAAAGCCTTTTGGACATGATCTGGCCAGCAGTCGCAAGCTGGATAGTGCTCTGCATCAATGGCTGAGTGAAGAGCAGATTTATCGGATTGATCACTATCTCGGTAAGGAAACTGTACAAAACATTTTTATTCTTCGCTTTGCTAATGCGATTTTTGAACCCATATGGAATCGGCGCTATATTGACCATGTGCAAATCACCGTGGCTGAAACATTGGGGGTAGAAAACCGGGCCGGTTATTACGAGCAGGCGGGTGCGTTACGGGATATGTTCCAAAATCATATGCTGGAAATGTTGTCCTTAGTGGCCATGGAACCACCGGCTACGTTCGAGGCAGACCGCCATCGCGATGAGAAGGTTAAACTCCTGCGCTCGATTCGGCCATTCTCAGACAATGGGCTGGGCGATTGGCTGGTGCGGGGCCAGTATGCAGCAGGAGCAGCGCAAGAACAGCCACTGCCTGCGTATCGTCAGGAGAAAGGCGTTAATGCTGAGTCACAAACTGAGACCTATGTCGCTATGAAGGTAATGGTTGATAACTGGCGCTGGCAGGGGGTTCCGTTTTATCTGCGTTCAGGCAAACGGTTGGCGAAACAAGTTAGCGAAATTGCGATAACCTTTAAATCTGTGCCGCATTCCATGTTTGGCAAGATCGCTCCCGAGCGCTTACAACCGAATGTTTTGACCCTGAAAATTCAACCAGAAGAAGGCATTGCCCTCACCATGGAAGCCAAACGCCCTGGGCCGCGCATGTGTATGAGCAGTCTGACGCTAAACTTCTCTTACCGGGACGCCTTTGGCGAGCGTTCAAGCAACGCCTACGAACGGCTGTTACTTGATTGCATGGTTGGCGATCAAACGCTGTTTGTTCGCCACGACGGCGCCGAATTGGCCTGGACAGTACTAGAGCCTGTGATTAACAATTGGCAGACTTCGGTTGACAATTGCCCATTAGAGTTCTATGAGGCAGGTGGAGATGGACCGCAAGGAGCTGATCGATTGCTGACAAATGACGGGAGGAGGTGGAGGCCGCTGTGAGCGTGGATTACCACATAGTCGGCGACGGAAACGAATTGGCTGCTTGTGCCGCCGAATTGTTTACTACGGTTACCCAAAAAGCGGTGGCAGATAGGGGCGCTTGCATGTTGGCGCTGTCTGGCGGAAAAACACCAAAGCTGCTGTTTGAAAAGCTAGGTCAGCCACAATTTGAGAGCTTGCCTTGGCAACGCATCTCTCTGTTTTGGGGTGATGAGCGATTTGTACCGGAAGGGCATGCTGATTCGAATTATCGCATGACCCGGGAAGCTTTGCTCGAGCGTTTGTCGGTCAAACCGGCGGCAATTTGCCCAGTGAACACTAGTCTTCCGTCCGCCGAGGCAGCGGCAGAGTCTTATGCGACGACTATCTGTGAGATTTTTCCTGATTCTGCAATAGAGAACGGCTGGCCTATTTTTGACTGTATCCTGCTGGGGTTAGGAACAGACGGACATACCGCCTCCTTATTTCCCGGCGATCTTACTATAAACGAAAAAATCAGCTGGACAGCAGTTGGCCGGGCGCCGGATAACAGTCAGCGGATTACCTTGACCTTGCCTGTCCTTAATGCGGCTCGCCAAGTGATTTTCCTTGTGTCTGGGTCGGAGAAGGCGGCTGTTGTCGCTGCTATTGCCAGGGGCCAGGCAAAAAACCTGCCTGCGGCAATGGTGAAAACGAAAAAAGTGACTTGGTTGTTGGATGCGGCAGCGGCATCCACGCTCGTATCTCGGTAACAGCGTAATTAAGGCAAATAAGTAAGGAGCCCGAGGGCTCCTTACTTATTTGCCATTAAATGTTATATGGATATCCAGTAACTCTGGCTGATTTCCTGTCCGTATCGGGGGGCCCCAAGTGCCATAACCGCATGAGACAATTACCTGCAAAGAGTCTTTTTTTAGATAGCCCCAGTCGATCTCGAAGATGGCGGAAGTAATCAAATGATTCGGGTACATTTGTCCGCGATGGGTATGTCCGGATAACTGCAGGTCGACTCCTTGCAGCCTGGACTCATCAAGATCGAGCGGCTGATGGTCGAGTAGAAGCACCGGCATAGCGGGATTGATACCGGCTAAAATTGAGGATAGTGGCGCGCGCGATCCGCCGGCGTAGCGGTTGCGGGAGCGTTCGTCACGGCCTGCGACAACTAAACTGTCGTTAATGATAACCTTGGAATCACGCAGAACCTTGACTCCAGCCTGTTCAAGTGCGGCAATAATACCGTCTTGTTCACCACCGATATATTCATGGTTGCCTAATACCGCATACACACCAAGCGGCGGGTTTAAGCGGCGCAAAACAGCCCCCATATTCTGAGCTATAAAAGGCTGCAATTCTGCTTCAATGATATCGCCAGGCAATAATACAATGTCAGGCTGTAATTGATTGATTGACTCAACTAGCTCTTCCAGCCGGTCAGCGCCGATAATGTCTCCTAAATGAATGTCAGATACTGCGACTGCGTGTAGATTTGTCAGGTTTCCCGCATTTTTAGCGATGGTGATATCATATCGGTTAATGATAGTGTGGCGGGCGTTCCAAAAACCATAGGCAAGAATGCAAGTTAGCAGGATCAAAACCGTCACGCCAGTCCACTCAGGATGCTGTTTCAAAGTCATAGGCAGGAGGGGGATAGCCCGGTCCAGCAAACGGATGATGTCGACCAATAAAACCAGCAAGAACCCATAATAGATAACAGCCATCCAGAATACTCCTGCATATGTTAGCAGTGTGGTAATCGTTTCCGGCAGCCATTTCGCGCCTGCTCGTGAGGCAAAATAAGACAAAGCGAAAAACGTTAGTGTCAGCCAATAGAGCTGCGCTGAGCCGTCTGGCAGAAGCTGACCGAGAGCCTGCCAACCGCGCCAACCAATATAGAGATTAGCCGCCCCATAGATGACGAAAAAAATAACAAAGAAAGAATACACAGGAATATCGATCATCCTTTCTTTCGTATACAAAGGGGAAATCATCGCTATCGAGAATATGGTAATAATAATACCATATTAGGGAAAGAAAAGGGAGTGACTTTTCCGTGCCTATGTACTCTTAGCTGCTACAGGCTTGCTTATAGTGGGCGTGCAAGATCGACGAGCTGAACTGAATTCGTCCGTCTGTAACTGTTGCGTCAATATCCTGTCCGGTCTTACCGTTTGCTATCCTTGGAAACACACTTACCATCTTGATCCTGATTTAAATTTCATCATTGATATATTCTGTATTTTTTGCTATTGTATTGTTGACATATTTTTAAGTTCAGCAATCGGTTGCTAAAGGAGAATAAAATGGAAATAAAGGCTCTTAAAAAGTTAAAACTCTATGGCTTTAATAACCTAACTAAGACGCTGAGCTTTAACATGTATGACATTTGCTATGCAAAAAGCCCACAACACGGTCAGGAATATATCGCATATATTGATGAGGAATATAATGCCCAGCGGCTCACTGATATCCTGAATGAAGTAGCGAATATTATCGGTGCGAATGTTTTAAATATCGCCAAGCAAGATTATGACCCGCAAGGCGCCAGCGTGACGATGCTGATATCAGAGGGGCCGATCGAATGCCATGGTGATAATGAGGATACCACTGTCTGCCGAGAGGTTCATTCTGATGCCGTTGTCGCTCATTTAGATAAAAGTCATATTACCGTTCACACCTATCCGGAAACCCATCCAGATAAAGGTATCAGTACCTTTCGTGCCGATATTGACGTATCCACCTGTGGCCACATTTCGCCGCTAAAGGCGCTAAATTTCCTGATCTCAAGCTTCAGCGCCGATATCGCGATTGTTGATTATCGAGTGAGAGGCTTTACCCGCGATGTTGATGGCAAGAAATATTTCATCGATCACAAGATTAACTCTATACAAAATTACATCGCTAGCGACACCCGTGACATGTATCAAATGATTGATGTTAATGTGTATCAGGAAAATATCTTCCATACCAAGATGCTGCTTAAGGAGTTCGATTTGGACAACTACTTGTTCGGCACAGCCAAGAAAGAACTGCTGCCTGGCGAAAAGAAGAAGATCAAGCAACGGTTAAAGAAAGAGATGCTCGAGATTTTCTCCGGCAAGAATATCCCCAAGGTCAGCATAAAGTAGAAAAGGAACCGCTTTCGTGCGCGAAAGCGGTTCCTTCTTTTTCAACGTATTAGAAAGTTTAAGTTCGCGAAGAGGACGAGGTTACGTTTTCCACGGAGGTCGCGGAGGATACACGGAGTACACAGAGGCAATGGTATCCAGTTTGCCAGCTTTGCTGGCCCCCAAAAACGTAACTCTCCGTGCCCTCCGTGGAACGGTACTCCGTGCTTCTCTAAAGAATGCCTCAGCGGTTTTTCTTAAGCAATCCCTTTTTCGGCTTCCTTGACCAACCGCTTAAATAATTCCAGCATAACCGGATACGAATCAACCAACATTTCCGGGTGCCATTGCACTCCGAGTAGAAAGGCCTTTCCCGGCTTCTCGATCGCCTCAATTATGCCGTCGCGCGTCCTTGCGGTTACGATAAAGCCGGCAGCGACGTCTTTAACAGCCTGGTGATGAAAACTGTTGACAGGCATAGTGGTTGTACCGAGTATGTCGTATAGCAGGCTGCCGGAGACAATGTCAACAGTATGACCGGCAAAGTCGCAGC carries:
- a CDS encoding MFS transporter, translating into MEHTDIAARRWLVFAVTAVGTFMSTLDSSIVNVAMPTLAAELSASIDLAQWVVTAYLLAITSLLLPFGRLGDMIGRRKVYSFGFLIFTAGSALCAVSAGIVQLIAARVTQAVGAAMLMANAPAIITLAFPPEGRGQALGMSGTVVALGSMTGPALGGILVGAFGWESVFTINLPIGLAGAVFAWMLLPDEAGKHSEPFDSVGAGLFGLAMTALLLSVSLGQSRGWLSLTISGGLTFAVIAFWLFITHQRKTDYPMLDLSLFKRWPFSTGILSGMLSFMAGFSNVFLLPFFLDSVLSLSPSLIGLLLTPFPLVMALSAPVSGRLSERANPAVLTTVGLLVLTAGLWLQAGLTEQSSIWQVAIGQALLGLGNGIFQSPNNNSVMSSVPRNKVGVAGGINALVRNLGMVLGIAIAVTIFESVRQGMLHQGDQASIIAGYRAALLTGSLFSLSGAALSVSRNRGQTRHSE
- the zwf gene encoding glucose-6-phosphate dehydrogenase, with protein sequence MDDLSRFFVCDDAREELCIEVKPDPCGVVIFGASGDLTHRKLVPALFEQFQRRLLPETFFILGCARSELDDQVFRDSFRQYLLSREVTAGAAEEFLKHVYYLSGSYEDNALYKRLSERLTELSEQEWTAGNCLYYLATPPSLYTTIVSGLGLAGLTSQESGRWARVVVEKPFGHDLASSRKLDSALHQWLSEEQIYRIDHYLGKETVQNIFILRFANAIFEPIWNRRYIDHVQITVAETLGVENRAGYYEQAGALRDMFQNHMLEMLSLVAMEPPATFEADRHRDEKVKLLRSIRPFSDNGLGDWLVRGQYAAGAAQEQPLPAYRQEKGVNAESQTETYVAMKVMVDNWRWQGVPFYLRSGKRLAKQVSEIAITFKSVPHSMFGKIAPERLQPNVLTLKIQPEEGIALTMEAKRPGPRMCMSSLTLNFSYRDAFGERSSNAYERLLLDCMVGDQTLFVRHDGAELAWTVLEPVINNWQTSVDNCPLEFYEAGGDGPQGADRLLTNDGRRWRPL
- the pgl gene encoding 6-phosphogluconolactonase; amino-acid sequence: MDYHIVGDGNELAACAAELFTTVTQKAVADRGACMLALSGGKTPKLLFEKLGQPQFESLPWQRISLFWGDERFVPEGHADSNYRMTREALLERLSVKPAAICPVNTSLPSAEAAAESYATTICEIFPDSAIENGWPIFDCILLGLGTDGHTASLFPGDLTINEKISWTAVGRAPDNSQRITLTLPVLNAARQVIFLVSGSEKAAVVAAIARGQAKNLPAAMVKTKKVTWLLDAAAASTLVSR
- a CDS encoding metallophosphoesterase gives rise to the protein MYTKERMIDIPVYSFFVIFFVIYGAANLYIGWRGWQALGQLLPDGSAQLYWLTLTFFALSYFASRAGAKWLPETITTLLTYAGVFWMAVIYYGFLLVLLVDIIRLLDRAIPLLPMTLKQHPEWTGVTVLILLTCILAYGFWNARHTIINRYDITIAKNAGNLTNLHAVAVSDIHLGDIIGADRLEELVESINQLQPDIVLLPGDIIEAELQPFIAQNMGAVLRRLNPPLGVYAVLGNHEYIGGEQDGIIAALEQAGVKVLRDSKVIINDSLVVAGRDERSRNRYAGGSRAPLSSILAGINPAMPVLLLDHQPLDLDESRLQGVDLQLSGHTHRGQMYPNHLITSAIFEIDWGYLKKDSLQVIVSCGYGTWGPPIRTGNQPELLDIHITFNGK
- the speD gene encoding adenosylmethionine decarboxylase, yielding MEIKALKKLKLYGFNNLTKTLSFNMYDICYAKSPQHGQEYIAYIDEEYNAQRLTDILNEVANIIGANVLNIAKQDYDPQGASVTMLISEGPIECHGDNEDTTVCREVHSDAVVAHLDKSHITVHTYPETHPDKGISTFRADIDVSTCGHISPLKALNFLISSFSADIAIVDYRVRGFTRDVDGKKYFIDHKINSIQNYIASDTRDMYQMIDVNVYQENIFHTKMLLKEFDLDNYLFGTAKKELLPGEKKKIKQRLKKEMLEIFSGKNIPKVSIK